In one Pseudomonadota bacterium genomic region, the following are encoded:
- the proC gene encoding pyrroline-5-carboxylate reductase: MDKIGIIGLGNMGEAILKSLLKNNIQKEHMVCSEAKTERADFIEKTYNIKITKNPEKLTGQAKYIILAIKPQDSKELMKDIAKHLNDSTVLISIMAGVTISNITAAIGKPIKIIRIMPNICVKVGEGIMGLTCNNLVENNELDEVRRFMTPLGKIIEIGEELMNAVTAMGGSGPAFFLLFLEAMIDAGVKMGIPRDKSKILSFQVVRGTLKMLEEEGLHPTILKEMVVSPGGTTISGLAHLEEKAFKGNIIKAVEKAAKRAKELSL, translated from the coding sequence TTGGACAAGATTGGAATCATAGGACTGGGGAACATGGGAGAGGCAATATTAAAATCCCTGCTCAAAAACAACATACAAAAAGAGCATATGGTCTGCTCGGAGGCGAAAACAGAAAGGGCTGATTTCATAGAAAAAACATATAACATAAAGATAACAAAAAACCCCGAAAAGTTAACAGGGCAGGCAAAATATATCATTCTCGCCATAAAACCTCAGGATTCAAAAGAACTTATGAAGGATATTGCCAAACACCTTAACGATAGCACAGTTCTCATATCCATTATGGCCGGCGTCACCATTTCAAATATCACTGCCGCCATAGGTAAACCCATAAAAATAATCAGGATAATGCCCAACATCTGCGTAAAGGTTGGAGAGGGTATAATGGGCTTAACGTGTAATAACCTGGTGGAAAATAATGAGCTTGACGAAGTCCGAAGATTCATGACACCCCTTGGAAAGATTATCGAAATAGGTGAAGAACTTATGAATGCCGTTACTGCGATGGGTGGAAGCGGACCGGCCTTTTTCCTCCTTTTCCTGGAAGCGATGATCGACGCCGGCGTAAAAATGGGCATACCGAGGGATAAATCAAAGATACTCAGTTTTCAGGTCGTGAGGGGTACCCTGAAGATGCTTGAAGAAGAGGGACTGCATCCCACGATATTGAAAGAGATGGTTGTGTCCCCCGGCGGCACCACCATATCCGGGCTTGCACATTTAGAAGAGAAGGCATTCAAGGGTAACATTATAAAAGCAGTTGAAAAGGCAGCAAAAAGGGCTAAAGAACTCTCACTATGA
- a CDS encoding response regulator transcription factor, protein MKKIRILLADDHVLVRAGIRSLLEQMSGIEVVGEAGDGREAVKLIRQLRPDIVLMDVAMAQMNGIEATGRIKKAYKDIQVIILSMYSNEEYVLQALQAGASGYLLKDAATLELELAVRAVSRNETYLSPGVSKHVIDSYRKRILTDQQPVEQLTPRQREVLQLIAEGRTTKEIASILKVAIKTVETHRTQMMERLNIHDIAGLVRYAIRVGLIRPQ, encoded by the coding sequence ATGAAAAAGATCCGTATACTGCTTGCAGATGACCATGTGCTCGTAAGAGCCGGTATCAGATCGCTTTTAGAACAAATGTCCGGGATTGAAGTAGTCGGTGAAGCCGGAGATGGCCGTGAGGCTGTGAAGCTTATCAGGCAATTAAGACCTGATATTGTATTGATGGATGTTGCCATGGCGCAGATGAACGGGATTGAGGCAACAGGCCGGATAAAAAAGGCTTACAAGGACATACAGGTTATCATCCTCTCCATGTATTCGAATGAGGAATATGTTTTGCAGGCACTTCAGGCTGGTGCATCAGGATATCTTTTAAAAGATGCTGCAACTTTGGAACTCGAACTCGCTGTGAGGGCCGTGTCCCGTAATGAGACGTACTTGAGTCCGGGGGTCTCAAAGCATGTCATAGATTCATACAGGAAACGTATTTTGACTGACCAGCAACCGGTTGAACAACTCACTCCCCGCCAGCGTGAAGTCCTGCAACTCATTGCTGAAGGACGTACGACTAAAGAAATTGCATCTATTCTCAAGGTAGCAATTAAAACTGTTGAGACGCATAGAACACAAATGATGGAGCGTCTTAATATCCACGATATCGCAGGCCTGGTCAGGTATGCTATCAGGGTAGGGTTGATCAGACCGCAGTAG
- a CDS encoding protein-L-isoaspartate(D-aspartate) O-methyltransferase: MILNEYSSKRLKMVETQIIPRGVKDVRVINAMKKVPRHLFLDEALWPQAYEDYPSPIGEKQTISQPYIVALMTELLDLKGHERILEIGTGSGYQTAILAKVAEQVYSIERIPALAKRARKILDDLKYTNIIITISDGTLGWREYSPFDGIIVTAAAPIAPKTLLAQLKPGSRLVIPVGEEFVQDLIVYTREDGDSFSKENYGGCRFVKLIGEQGWRG, from the coding sequence ATGATACTCAACGAATACTCAAGCAAAAGACTGAAAATGGTAGAAACCCAGATCATACCGCGGGGCGTAAAAGATGTACGGGTCATCAATGCCATGAAAAAGGTGCCGAGGCATCTCTTTCTCGATGAGGCACTGTGGCCACAGGCATATGAAGATTATCCCTCTCCTATTGGCGAAAAACAAACAATCTCACAGCCTTACATCGTTGCCCTCATGACAGAACTGCTTGATCTAAAAGGACACGAGAGAATCCTCGAAATAGGAACAGGCTCGGGCTATCAAACGGCAATACTTGCAAAGGTTGCAGAGCAAGTATATTCAATAGAAAGGATCCCGGCGCTTGCAAAAAGAGCGAGAAAAATATTAGATGACCTGAAATATACAAATATAATTATAACAATCAGTGACGGCACATTAGGGTGGAGAGAATACAGTCCCTTTGATGGCATCATTGTTACTGCCGCTGCACCGATAGCGCCAAAAACGCTTCTTGCACAGTTAAAGCCTGGTTCCAGACTTGTTATTCCCGTTGGGGAGGAATTTGTACAGGATTTAATAGTATATACAAGAGAAGATGGAGACTCGTTCAGCAAGGAAAATTACGGCGGGTGCAGATTTGTGAAACTCATAGGGGAACAGGGGTGGAGAGGTTGA
- a CDS encoding PAS domain S-box protein has product MRDQDKPKEQLIAELKKLRQRIVELEKSEKRHRQVEETLQESEEKYRTLINDASDAIMLADENGYILDANRRMEELLGYPREELLDKNIVHIHPEEELKRTVTAFKDMIREGSSALSNGYVLRKDGTLVSVDITGSVVRYAGKSIVQGIFRDVTERKEAEEKLRASELRYRQLIDTLQEGVWVIDEEANTTFVNPRMAEMLGYTVNEMHGRHLFSFMDQEGVKLCKINLERRRQGIKESHDFEFVKKDGNRIYATLEAAPIFDEQGNYRGSIAGLTDITERKRVEGELNKSEEKYRNIFEKSPMGIFQSTFDGRFIDVNPALARMMGYDSPQEVIESIHNIAKQIYVDPQRRDDLFKIIKETPEAARFESQFFMKDGKKWSGKLTIRVIHDENGRPHHLDGFIEDITQHKVIEDKLQNTMKQLKTLSRRLLEVQEAERRHIARELHDEIGQVLTAVKINLQAAERSCDTKSLVMVPLKESIKIVDRLLQQVRSLSIELHPSILDDLGLLAALRWHIDWISQQGGLRGQFVTKFTNEHLSPVSEATCFRIAQAALTNILRHAKAKNVLVELGEYNGELHLKVKDNGIGFDVRKAREKALKGKSLGLLGMEERVLLAGGRIEFKSERGLGTEIHVYLPLEFFPAGNKRGKKG; this is encoded by the coding sequence ATGAGAGATCAGGACAAACCAAAAGAACAACTTATTGCTGAATTGAAAAAGTTGCGTCAACGCATCGTTGAGTTGGAAAAGTCTGAAAAAAGACACAGACAGGTAGAGGAGACACTCCAAGAATCGGAAGAAAAATACCGTACCTTAATAAACGATGCCAGCGATGCGATCATGTTAGCAGATGAGAATGGCTATATCCTCGATGCAAACAGGCGCATGGAGGAGCTCCTTGGGTATCCAAGGGAAGAACTCCTTGATAAAAATATTGTGCACATACATCCGGAAGAGGAGCTTAAAAGAACAGTCACAGCCTTTAAGGATATGATCCGGGAAGGCTCGAGCGCCTTGAGCAATGGTTATGTTTTAAGGAAGGACGGTACATTGGTATCTGTAGATATTACCGGAAGTGTTGTCCGATATGCAGGGAAAAGTATTGTGCAGGGAATTTTCAGGGATGTTACTGAACGAAAAGAGGCAGAGGAGAAACTCCGTGCAAGCGAGCTGAGGTATCGCCAGCTTATCGATACGCTTCAGGAGGGCGTTTGGGTTATTGATGAAGAAGCCAATACAACATTTGTTAACCCTCGCATGGCGGAGATGCTTGGGTATACAGTGAATGAAATGCACGGGAGACATCTGTTTTCATTTATGGATCAGGAAGGTGTAAAACTATGCAAGATAAACCTCGAGCGTCGTCGACAGGGCATCAAGGAAAGCCATGATTTTGAATTTGTTAAGAAGGATGGGAACAGGATTTACGCTACCCTTGAGGCTGCACCAATTTTTGATGAACAGGGGAATTACCGTGGATCGATCGCAGGCCTGACCGACATTACCGAGAGGAAAAGGGTTGAAGGAGAGTTAAATAAATCGGAAGAAAAATACCGGAACATCTTCGAGAAGTCTCCTATGGGGATATTTCAGTCGACATTTGATGGGAGGTTTATTGATGTTAATCCGGCTCTTGCACGTATGATGGGGTACGATTCACCACAAGAGGTTATTGAGTCGATACATAACATCGCCAAACAGATCTATGTGGACCCTCAGCGCCGGGATGATCTTTTTAAAATCATTAAGGAAACCCCTGAAGCAGCGAGATTTGAAAGCCAATTTTTTATGAAGGACGGTAAAAAATGGTCCGGGAAACTTACAATACGCGTTATTCATGATGAAAATGGTCGACCGCACCACCTGGATGGCTTTATTGAGGATATTACACAACATAAGGTAATTGAAGACAAATTGCAGAATACCATGAAACAACTGAAGACACTCTCCCGCCGCCTTCTGGAAGTCCAGGAGGCTGAACGCCGGCATATTGCACGTGAACTGCATGACGAAATAGGTCAGGTTCTCACAGCAGTAAAGATTAACCTGCAGGCAGCCGAACGCTCCTGTGATACAAAATCGTTAGTTATGGTACCTCTGAAAGAAAGCATCAAGATTGTTGACAGGCTCCTTCAACAGGTACGAAGTCTGTCAATTGAACTTCACCCTTCAATACTCGATGACCTTGGCCTCCTCGCTGCATTGAGATGGCACATAGACTGGATATCCCAGCAGGGAGGATTAAGGGGGCAATTTGTAACGAAATTTACGAACGAACATTTATCGCCTGTTTCTGAGGCAACATGCTTTCGCATTGCCCAGGCGGCATTAACGAATATTCTCCGTCATGCAAAGGCAAAGAATGTGCTTGTTGAACTCGGCGAATACAACGGGGAGCTCCATCTTAAGGTGAAAGATAATGGGATTGGTTTTGATGTCAGAAAGGCCCGCGAGAAGGCGTTAAAAGGGAAAAGCCTCGGTTTGCTCGGAATGGAGGAGAGGGTTTTGCTTGCAGGTGGACGGATAGAATTTAAATCTGAGCGAGGGTTGGGAACGGAGATTCACGTATACTTGCCTCTGGAGTTTTTTCCTGCCGGAAACAAGAGGGGCAAAAAAGGTTAA
- a CDS encoding methyltransferase type 11 codes for MKTIEWDSLILIMYKDRKYLKRISQGQAFHGKGGILSYSELIGKTYGIRFGQYEIFEPSLEDIVMYGLRRETQIVFPKDAAFICFKLGLKNGSRIVEIGTGSGVLTFMFSRIVGPHGKVVSFEKEERHYKNAKKNMERFAEWNNAELYHNEEVDCAEEGFDAAFIDVREPWMHLEKSYNLLKESGLLGMIVPTANQISDILKEAPRFFSDIEVIEIMLRKYKTVAERVRPFDRMVAHTGYLVFGRKLRAESREI; via the coding sequence ATGAAAACAATTGAATGGGATAGTTTAATTCTTATTATGTATAAGGATAGGAAGTATTTGAAAAGAATATCTCAGGGACAGGCATTCCATGGGAAAGGAGGCATTCTGAGCTATTCAGAGCTGATTGGAAAAACCTACGGCATAAGGTTCGGACAATACGAGATATTCGAGCCGTCTCTGGAAGATATTGTGATGTATGGGCTAAGGAGGGAGACCCAGATAGTTTTTCCGAAGGATGCCGCATTTATTTGTTTCAAATTGGGTTTGAAAAACGGCTCAAGGATTGTTGAAATCGGTACCGGGAGTGGCGTGCTCACCTTTATGTTTTCACGTATCGTTGGTCCGCATGGAAAGGTTGTTTCTTTCGAGAAAGAAGAGAGACATTATAAAAACGCTAAAAAAAACATGGAACGTTTTGCCGAGTGGAATAACGCAGAACTCTATCACAATGAAGAAGTAGATTGTGCGGAGGAGGGATTTGATGCAGCCTTCATTGATGTGAGGGAGCCATGGATGCATCTCGAAAAATCTTATAACCTCTTAAAAGAGAGTGGATTATTGGGTATGATAGTTCCTACAGCAAACCAGATTTCAGATATTTTAAAAGAGGCGCCCAGGTTTTTCAGCGATATTGAGGTAATTGAAATTATGTTAAGAAAATATAAGACAGTTGCGGAGAGGGTAAGACCGTTTGACAGGATGGTTGCCCACACCGGTTACCTTGTTTTTGGGAGAAAGTTGAGGGCAGAGAGCCGGGAGATATAA
- a CDS encoding response regulator transcription factor, which translates to MIRTIIVDDSNIFLESVEYYLSTFPYVQVVDKATSGSEAIEKIDKYKPDLVLMDIDMPEMNGLEATRHVKMQPDSPFIIIVSYHNGNEYKTLAIDAGADGFISKVDFALNVMPLIDSMFLFKKAAKQ; encoded by the coding sequence ATGATTAGAACGATTATCGTTGATGACAGCAATATTTTTCTCGAATCTGTTGAATATTATCTGTCAACCTTTCCTTATGTCCAGGTGGTTGACAAAGCTACATCAGGAAGCGAAGCGATTGAAAAGATAGACAAATATAAACCTGACCTTGTTCTTATGGATATTGATATGCCGGAAATGAATGGTCTTGAAGCTACGCGCCATGTAAAAATGCAGCCTGATTCGCCGTTTATTATTATTGTTTCGTACCATAACGGCAACGAATACAAGACATTAGCTATAGATGCCGGCGCTGATGGATTTATAAGCAAGGTTGATTTTGCTTTAAACGTCATGCCACTTATAGATAGCATGTTTTTATTTAAAAAGGCAGCAAAGCAATGA
- a CDS encoding glycine zipper family protein, producing the protein MKCLFIFIFALLLFGCATKGPALYPNAYLKSVGEEKAFSDIDECKSSADTYITSSAGKEAAKSTVVGSAAGAVIGGAAGAVTGDIAGSAGVGAATGAASGLLYGIAKGSQPSPLYKSFVEKCLREKGYEVIGWE; encoded by the coding sequence ATGAAATGCTTATTTATTTTCATTTTTGCTCTGCTTCTGTTCGGTTGTGCTACCAAGGGGCCAGCCCTTTATCCGAATGCATACCTGAAATCGGTAGGAGAAGAAAAAGCTTTTAGTGACATTGATGAATGTAAGAGTAGTGCTGATACATACATTACGTCAAGCGCCGGCAAGGAAGCAGCAAAAAGCACAGTGGTAGGAAGCGCTGCCGGAGCAGTAATAGGTGGAGCTGCGGGGGCAGTTACCGGCGATATAGCAGGAAGTGCCGGGGTAGGAGCTGCTACAGGCGCAGCATCTGGACTCTTGTATGGCATAGCCAAAGGCTCGCAGCCAAGTCCCTTATATAAAAGTTTTGTAGAGAAGTGCCTGCGGGAAAAAGGCTATGAGGTAATTGGCTGGGAATAG